One Leptospira wolbachii serovar Codice str. CDC genomic region harbors:
- the panB gene encoding 3-methyl-2-oxobutanoate hydroxymethyltransferase codes for MKNIILQYKKKYDAGEPISVVTCYDYTFATLFNRTEVDCLLVGDSLGMVIQGNQSTLPVTLDEIIYHTKAVCKGAPDKTIVADLPFLSYQTSIEEGIRSAGRVLKETNASCVKLEGDSDFIIELTKRMTESGIPVFAHLGLTPQSVHTLGGHRVQGKTEAARSKMIRKSREIAEAGAFALLLEMVPESLGKEITESIRIPTIGIGAGKYTSGQVLVMQDLLGLNEDFHPKFLKKFGNLSGAVKDAVNLYHREVSKREYPSETHVFPDT; via the coding sequence ATGAAAAACATTATTCTACAGTATAAAAAAAAGTATGATGCGGGGGAACCGATCTCTGTTGTTACTTGTTACGACTATACCTTTGCCACTCTCTTTAACCGAACGGAAGTAGATTGTTTACTTGTAGGAGATTCTCTAGGAATGGTGATCCAAGGAAACCAGTCCACACTTCCTGTTACACTCGATGAAATCATCTACCATACAAAGGCGGTTTGTAAGGGAGCTCCCGACAAAACCATTGTTGCTGATTTGCCATTTTTATCTTACCAAACATCGATCGAAGAAGGGATTCGTTCTGCAGGCCGTGTGCTCAAAGAAACCAATGCTTCTTGTGTGAAACTGGAAGGGGATTCTGATTTTATCATCGAACTTACTAAGAGGATGACAGAATCTGGGATTCCGGTTTTTGCCCATTTGGGACTCACTCCTCAGTCGGTTCATACTCTCGGGGGACACCGTGTCCAAGGGAAAACCGAAGCGGCTCGTTCCAAAATGATTCGCAAATCCAGAGAAATTGCGGAAGCAGGCGCCTTTGCTTTGTTACTTGAAATGGTTCCTGAATCTTTGGGCAAGGAAATTACAGAATCCATCCGCATTCCAACGATTGGAATTGGAGCCGGAAAGTACACCTCAGGCCAAGTCCTTGTGATGCAGGATTTACTAGGTCTGAATGAAGACTTTCATCCTAAGTTTTTAAAGAAGTTTGGAAATTTGAGTGGGGCAGTGAAGGATGCGGTGAATCTTTACCACCGCGAAGTTTCCAAACGTGAGTATCCATCGGAGACCCACGTTTTTCCTGATACTTAA
- a CDS encoding ATP-binding protein has translation MNLSEITSIRDGNPQCKTCGGVGITLAEHVRGSRSGALVLCHCIGSDCNTCESKGQAPFMTFDRKLDKMLPCVCHNARFSLRNLENLVEKANIPARYRFQFLSTIDIGDTANDPDMSFIIAHDWANELVHKFKNPDFSPQGFYLWGGTGSGKTLLACVILNELIFRYGITCKYAKVNKDFLSAIRDTYQSDSETHGQERSIEKEFANVDVLIIDDFGVQKESEFNNRKLYDLIDSRYEQEKLTLLTSNHSLVEWRDRGQGRIYSRLMEMTKEIELKCPDYRTKFVKR, from the coding sequence ATGAATTTATCCGAAATTACTTCCATCCGAGACGGAAATCCGCAGTGTAAAACCTGTGGAGGGGTCGGAATTACCTTAGCAGAACATGTCCGGGGCTCTCGTTCAGGGGCACTAGTGCTTTGCCATTGTATAGGTAGCGACTGTAACACTTGTGAGTCGAAAGGGCAAGCTCCCTTTATGACTTTCGATCGAAAATTGGACAAAATGCTTCCTTGTGTTTGCCACAACGCTCGGTTTTCCCTTCGTAACCTAGAGAATTTGGTCGAAAAGGCCAACATTCCAGCCCGTTACCGCTTCCAATTTTTGTCCACAATCGACATTGGCGATACAGCAAACGACCCCGATATGTCTTTTATCATCGCTCATGACTGGGCCAATGAACTGGTTCATAAATTTAAAAATCCAGATTTTTCCCCACAGGGATTTTATCTTTGGGGTGGGACTGGATCTGGGAAAACCTTACTCGCTTGCGTCATATTAAATGAACTCATCTTTCGTTATGGGATCACTTGTAAGTATGCTAAGGTAAACAAAGACTTTTTGTCTGCCATCCGTGATACTTATCAATCCGATAGCGAAACTCATGGCCAAGAACGTTCCATTGAAAAGGAATTTGCCAACGTTGATGTTCTTATCATTGATGACTTTGGAGTTCAGAAGGAATCCGAATTCAACAATCGTAAGTTATACGATCTCATTGATAGTCGTTATGAACAAGAGAAACTCACTCTTCTCACTTCCAACCATTCTCTTGTTGAGTGGAGAGACAGAGGCCAAGGTCGCATCTACTCACGGCTTATGGAAATGACTAAAGAAATTGAATTAAAGTGTCCGGACTATCGCACTAAGTTTGTAAAGAGGTAA
- a CDS encoding 3-deoxy-7-phosphoheptulonate synthase, translated as MKPTANLRILEQHSLIPPSVIIEELPLTDAASDVVVRTRSEISDIIHGKDNKRMLVVVGPCSVHDIGAVMEYASKLKPKIEEFKNELLIVMRVYFEKPRTTVGWKGLINDPDLDGSFHINKGLQLARKLLLDLNNMGIPCGTEFLDVISPQYIADLVAWGAIGARTTESQVHRELASGLSAPIGFKNGTDGNVQIAVDAIRSAGSSHHFLSVTNQGSSAIFRTAGNKDTHVILRGGNKGPNFDEASVTEVCAQIEKAGLPAKVMVDCSHGNSQKDYRKQPSVIDAVAEQFEKGSNHILGVMIESHLKEGNQSIDAKPLVYGQSITDACVSWETTIPMFERLAEAAKKRK; from the coding sequence ATGAAACCTACAGCCAATTTAAGAATTTTAGAACAACATAGTCTCATCCCTCCTTCTGTTATCATCGAAGAACTTCCATTAACCGATGCAGCATCCGATGTGGTCGTACGGACAAGAAGTGAAATTTCTGATATCATCCATGGCAAAGACAACAAGCGGATGTTAGTTGTCGTTGGGCCATGTTCTGTTCACGATATTGGTGCCGTGATGGAATATGCATCCAAACTAAAACCAAAAATTGAAGAATTCAAAAATGAACTTTTGATTGTGATGCGAGTTTATTTTGAAAAACCAAGAACCACTGTGGGTTGGAAAGGACTCATCAACGATCCCGATTTAGATGGATCTTTTCATATCAACAAAGGCCTCCAACTGGCCCGCAAACTCTTGTTAGATTTAAATAACATGGGAATCCCTTGTGGAACCGAATTTTTAGATGTGATTTCTCCCCAATACATTGCGGATTTAGTGGCTTGGGGTGCCATTGGGGCAAGAACCACGGAAAGCCAAGTGCATCGTGAATTGGCATCGGGTTTATCAGCGCCTATTGGTTTTAAAAATGGAACCGATGGAAATGTACAAATTGCTGTGGATGCGATTCGTTCTGCAGGTTCTAGCCATCATTTTCTTTCTGTTACCAACCAAGGAAGCAGTGCCATCTTTCGTACTGCGGGTAATAAAGACACTCATGTGATTTTACGTGGTGGAAACAAAGGACCTAACTTTGATGAGGCGTCCGTAACGGAAGTTTGTGCTCAAATCGAAAAAGCGGGTCTTCCTGCAAAAGTGATGGTGGACTGTTCTCATGGCAATAGCCAAAAAGACTATAGAAAACAACCAAGTGTGATCGATGCGGTAGCAGAACAATTTGAGAAAGGAAGCAATCATATCTTAGGTGTGATGATTGAAAGCCATCTGAAAGAGGGAAATCAGTCTATCGATGCCAAACCTCTTGTTTATGGTCAGTCCATCACGGATGCTTGTGTCTCTTGGGAAACTACCATTCCTATGTTCGAACGATTGGCTGAAGCTGCTAAAAAGAGAAAATAG
- the folK gene encoding 2-amino-4-hydroxy-6-hydroxymethyldihydropteridine diphosphokinase yields the protein MKYSNIAFLSLGSNIGDRHHFMDQAIWEISTLPEVQILKQSERLETAPLENTNQPYFLNQILKVMVSSAFTLPCLLDSLQGIEDKLGRKRRSWKGPREIDIDILTYEAVVMKTDFLHLPHHSLYSRPFIKQLLTDMGEIGVYTLFLELNHEKHYSTV from the coding sequence ATGAAATATTCCAACATTGCCTTTTTGTCTCTCGGTTCCAACATTGGTGACAGACATCATTTTATGGACCAGGCAATTTGGGAAATTTCAACACTACCCGAAGTTCAAATTTTAAAACAATCCGAAAGATTGGAAACCGCACCCTTAGAAAATACCAACCAACCTTACTTTTTAAACCAAATTTTAAAAGTAATGGTATCTTCTGCCTTTACACTTCCTTGTCTTTTGGATTCATTACAAGGAATTGAAGACAAACTCGGTCGTAAACGTAGGTCTTGGAAAGGACCTCGCGAAATCGATATCGATATTCTTACCTACGAAGCGGTGGTGATGAAAACAGATTTTTTACACCTTCCTCATCATTCGCTTTATTCTAGGCCTTTCATAAAACAATTGTTAACCGATATGGGAGAAATTGGAGTTTATACACTCTTTTTGGAACTAAACCATGAAAAACATTATTCTACAGTATAA
- a CDS encoding ABC-F family ATP-binding cassette domain-containing protein translates to MIQFIQIHQHFGPKVLFEGFSWHIKPGCRVAIVGPNGSGKTTLFQMAAGKMKPESGEVIRSKNTVLSLFQQIPEFSPETSVIDTVLDENKLYAEYDGKRKLIESKFETIDHEDPAFEELLHEQSDLEEFAHLHDLHGLEARAKKILSGLGFSTADFVRKTKEFSPGYHHRIGLAIALLNPHNLLLLDEPTNHLDDKTKSWLADFLVSQNQAFVLVTHDPEFLNQTVDTIIEINPHGTFEFQGSLEEFFEAKNEIQEQLKAQFAKEETYLKSRMEWVERFRAQATKARQVQSVIKRLEKRDKVDNPEESFWNQKPDYQFQFVPSSNIILRLENASFSYPDKNTGVKKQIFENAEIEISAGDKVALVGPNGAGKSTLMRCLLERHKLDSGSLYYGPKTKLGYFSQTHGEDLDESLNLVETVLKKYPELSEEKARTLLGHFAFPGDGVFKSVKHLSGGEQSRLRLALLVNHPTNCLFLDEPTNHLDIVIREAIKRSLIDFPGSLLIISHDPDFMKGLCNRTFQLSGGVLQNLNCSFDDYLKFHKEDEKESPAQNPAGKAKFEEKKANPQASKNKRKKLEKEISDLEVQIERLEKNKKDKEELLQDPEFFKNRSFQLEMDTYNDIKREVALLTKRWEDATLELEEMGGVT, encoded by the coding sequence TTGATCCAATTCATCCAAATCCACCAACATTTCGGCCCCAAAGTTCTCTTTGAGGGATTCAGCTGGCATATCAAACCAGGGTGTCGCGTTGCCATCGTGGGTCCCAACGGCTCCGGAAAAACCACCCTTTTCCAAATGGCGGCCGGAAAGATGAAACCCGAATCCGGGGAAGTCATCCGTTCCAAAAATACGGTCCTTTCTCTTTTCCAACAGATCCCAGAATTCAGTCCCGAGACTTCTGTCATCGATACAGTTCTCGATGAAAACAAACTCTATGCTGAATATGATGGCAAACGAAAACTCATCGAATCCAAATTCGAAACTATAGATCATGAAGATCCAGCTTTTGAAGAACTCCTTCATGAACAAAGTGACCTGGAAGAATTTGCCCACTTACACGACTTACACGGTCTAGAAGCGAGAGCCAAAAAAATTCTATCGGGTCTTGGTTTTTCCACGGCCGATTTTGTACGCAAAACCAAAGAGTTTTCACCGGGTTACCACCACCGCATTGGTCTTGCCATTGCCCTACTCAACCCACATAATTTATTACTTTTGGATGAGCCCACAAACCATTTGGATGATAAAACCAAATCTTGGTTAGCGGACTTTCTTGTCTCACAAAACCAAGCCTTTGTTCTTGTGACCCATGATCCTGAATTTCTGAATCAAACAGTCGATACCATTATTGAAATCAATCCTCATGGAACTTTTGAATTCCAAGGAAGTTTGGAAGAATTTTTTGAAGCAAAAAATGAAATCCAAGAACAACTAAAAGCACAATTCGCAAAAGAAGAAACCTATCTTAAGAGCCGAATGGAATGGGTGGAACGTTTCCGTGCCCAAGCAACCAAAGCAAGGCAAGTCCAGTCGGTCATCAAACGTTTGGAAAAAAGAGACAAGGTAGACAATCCAGAAGAATCTTTCTGGAACCAAAAACCAGATTATCAATTCCAATTTGTTCCTTCGAGTAATATCATCCTTCGATTAGAAAATGCTTCTTTTTCTTATCCTGATAAAAATACAGGAGTGAAAAAACAGATCTTTGAAAATGCAGAGATTGAAATCTCCGCAGGCGACAAAGTAGCGTTAGTTGGTCCCAATGGTGCTGGAAAGTCCACTCTTATGCGTTGTCTTTTAGAAAGACACAAACTGGATTCAGGTTCCCTCTATTATGGACCGAAAACCAAACTGGGATACTTTTCCCAAACCCACGGAGAAGATTTAGACGAAAGTCTCAACCTTGTGGAAACAGTCCTAAAAAAATACCCCGAACTCAGTGAAGAAAAAGCAAGGACACTTCTTGGGCATTTTGCTTTTCCGGGAGACGGGGTATTTAAATCCGTAAAACACCTATCAGGTGGAGAACAGAGCCGCCTTCGTTTGGCCCTTCTTGTCAACCACCCCACCAATTGCCTATTTTTAGATGAACCCACAAACCATTTGGACATTGTGATTCGGGAAGCCATCAAAAGATCCCTGATCGATTTTCCAGGAAGCCTACTCATCATCAGCCACGACCCGGATTTTATGAAGGGACTTTGTAACCGTACCTTCCAACTCTCTGGGGGAGTTTTACAAAACCTAAATTGTAGTTTTGACGACTACCTCAAGTTCCATAAGGAAGATGAAAAGGAATCTCCTGCCCAAAATCCTGCGGGTAAAGCTAAGTTTGAGGAAAAAAAAGCAAATCCTCAAGCAAGCAAAAACAAACGGAAAAAATTAGAGAAAGAAATTTCCGATTTGGAAGTCCAAATAGAAAGGCTGGAAAAAAATAAAAAGGACAAAGAGGAACTTTTACAGGATCCTGAGTTCTTTAAAAATAGAAGTTTTCAGTTGGAAATGGACACTTATAACGATATTAAAAGAGAAGTTGCTCTCCTTACGAAACGTTGGGAAGATGCAACTCTAGAACTAGAAGAAATGGGCGGAGTTACATAA
- the fcpA gene encoding flagellar coiling protein FcpA, giving the protein MKIIKYLLILQLVSGFSVLFAQTQPANAQDSQAAKDQVDELLKGELVPENDDAELTEDQKKRKKEIMEQESLWKNPDFKGYNKTFQELHQLSKTFANNQFRLALSNYQSGINTVMKNRDWVEQYRKEEAEKKRLDEKWYWQKVDRKSREERVVYREKMKAKQDALNYFSKAINHLDEIKNPDLRERPEFKRLLSDVYRSWVMAEYDLQNLPQTIPILELYIEIDDNEKEYPAHKYLASAYSFEENMIKKSKGPDDMLFKYRYKKNVHLLRATELKYGKDSPEYKHIVNVINRDEVISVAQ; this is encoded by the coding sequence ATGAAGATTATTAAGTATCTCCTTATTCTCCAACTGGTGTCCGGCTTCAGTGTGCTTTTCGCACAAACTCAGCCTGCGAACGCTCAAGACAGCCAAGCGGCTAAAGACCAAGTCGACGAACTTCTCAAAGGCGAACTCGTTCCTGAGAATGACGATGCGGAACTTACCGAAGACCAAAAAAAGAGAAAGAAAGAAATTATGGAACAGGAATCTCTTTGGAAGAATCCTGATTTTAAAGGGTATAACAAAACTTTCCAAGAGTTACACCAACTTTCTAAAACTTTCGCTAACAACCAATTCCGTTTGGCTCTTTCAAACTACCAATCCGGTATCAATACCGTTATGAAAAATAGAGATTGGGTTGAGCAGTACCGCAAAGAAGAAGCGGAAAAGAAACGCTTAGATGAAAAATGGTACTGGCAAAAAGTGGATCGTAAATCCAGAGAAGAACGTGTAGTTTACCGTGAAAAAATGAAAGCGAAACAAGACGCTCTCAACTACTTCTCTAAAGCGATCAACCACCTTGACGAAATTAAAAACCCTGACTTAAGAGAAAGACCTGAGTTTAAAAGACTTCTTTCTGATGTTTACCGTTCATGGGTAATGGCTGAGTATGACCTACAAAATCTTCCTCAAACCATCCCAATTCTTGAACTTTACATCGAAATTGATGATAACGAGAAAGAATATCCTGCTCACAAGTATCTTGCAAGTGCCTATAGCTTCGAAGAAAACATGATCAAAAAGTCCAAAGGACCAGATGATATGCTCTTCAAGTATCGTTACAAAAAGAACGTTCACTTACTACGTGCCACTGAGTTAAAATATGGAAAGGATTCTCCTGAATACAAACATATTGTTAACGTAATCAACCGAGATGAGGTTATTTCGGTAGCACAATAA
- a CDS encoding ABC transporter ATP-binding protein: protein MLEFKNVFKSFHNESETIDVLKNISFRIETGEFVAIIGPSGSGKSTLLGVAAGLDKPDTGIVSLDGIDVTQENESNLADLRADRIGFIFQNFQLLPGLNAIENVGIPLYLKSSLTEAEILKKSEKILESVSMSHRATHFPKQLSGGEEQRIAIARSFVNDPKIIFADEPTANLDFKNSKTILDLLLYRNKEQGTTLVVVTHDPDVAKLADRVLEMKDGEIISDSRNKKKTQSASSQKSVAKKTTKQKKTIGTSKKASR, encoded by the coding sequence GTGTTGGAATTTAAAAATGTGTTTAAGTCATTTCATAATGAATCGGAAACGATTGATGTGTTGAAAAATATTTCATTTCGCATTGAAACAGGTGAATTTGTAGCGATTATAGGCCCATCAGGCTCAGGTAAGTCAACACTTCTTGGTGTAGCGGCCGGTCTAGATAAACCGGATACAGGTATTGTTTCCTTAGATGGAATCGATGTGACTCAGGAAAATGAATCGAATTTAGCCGATTTACGTGCAGATCGGATTGGTTTTATCTTTCAAAACTTCCAATTACTTCCTGGCCTCAATGCAATTGAAAACGTAGGCATTCCATTATACTTAAAATCATCATTAACAGAAGCAGAGATTTTAAAAAAATCAGAAAAGATATTGGAATCTGTATCTATGTCCCATCGTGCGACTCACTTCCCCAAACAATTGTCAGGTGGAGAAGAGCAGAGAATTGCCATTGCAAGAAGTTTTGTTAACGATCCGAAGATCATTTTTGCAGATGAACCCACTGCCAACTTAGATTTTAAAAATAGCAAAACAATATTAGACCTACTTTTGTACAGAAACAAAGAACAAGGTACTACTTTAGTTGTGGTAACCCATGACCCTGATGTGGCAAAACTAGCCGATCGTGTGTTAGAAATGAAAGATGGGGAAATTATTTCGGATTCTCGGAACAAAAAGAAAACTCAGTCGGCTTCTTCCCAAAAGTCGGTCGCAAAAAAGACCACCAAACAGAAAAAAACGATTGGAACCTCAAAGAAGGCGAGTCGATGA
- a CDS encoding rhodanese-like domain-containing protein, translating to MVPEIDVVSFKKRLDARAEGKDDFFVLDVRNPNEQQIALVPGTDKLIPVSELAARIEELKNQIDKEILVYCRSGGRSGMACGILAQAGFKSYKNVAGGTLAYSDLVDPSMQKY from the coding sequence ATGGTACCGGAAATTGATGTAGTAAGTTTTAAAAAACGATTGGATGCACGTGCAGAAGGCAAAGATGATTTTTTTGTATTGGATGTAAGAAATCCCAATGAACAACAAATTGCTTTAGTCCCTGGCACAGACAAACTCATTCCCGTTAGTGAACTTGCTGCCCGCATCGAAGAATTAAAAAACCAAATTGATAAAGAAATTTTGGTCTATTGCCGTTCGGGTGGAAGGTCCGGAATGGCTTGTGGAATTTTGGCCCAAGCAGGATTCAAATCCTACAAAAACGTAGCCGGAGGAACCCTTGCTTATTCCGATTTAGTTGACCCATCCATGCAAAAGTATTAA
- a CDS encoding ABC transporter permease, which produces MKASLFRFYLKRELFSRFRYSLLIVVSITLGVGSVIGIHSYKDNTANAIKKEAKSIMGADIALQSPQEISKTAEKLVETTLPPGSETSASIQFLSMISNESGEENSLSFIKAVETNYPFYGEMKTEPEAAYRNLKPNQVLLDKSLVENLKLKLGDRVRLGDSLLVLAGVVVKEPGAVGSFVGSAPGSIIRRDTANKTGLVQRGSRIRYTIYAKFPDSIDSLDWKDKEFEALIKEDLTIYHNTEVNSGSQQFIKNTFDYMALLALAGFFLGAIAVYTAVRTRLLEKRNEIAILMCLGAKPNVILLLVFAEILILSIFGTTLGLVLGFGIQSILPDISGLMSVEAGIVFGFSFSSILWSLVLGVVLPLLISIPLVLETRSVKPLAALKEVESQTSGNLSTSKWQFVSFLLIYILFTSLAVLETESIFKGILFTLVLLTLPVLVYGLYILLGLFITKISKLGWLSKEWSLVTKKVTRKSGALRLSIIGLGSALFILTLSLILQESLLELSGAREIERRPNMFLLDIRETQKDDLLTAIKAFPVEKQYLAPVIGARLSKVNGEPIKKEDTIKNAMDRNWRATARTREYFLSYRDEIYDTEEVTKGNWWDESGRNEISVERDFAGYLQAGVGDELTFNVQGREVSGKITNLRSVNWADMKPNFVVLFSKGILEKAPRFYIVSLLIDTNEDRYQLQKVIVNQFPNITVIDTEKTIQAFMGILEKVTQMMALMTAFILAASFVLVFTTLYASQSERKREFALLRVIGANSRFMGKHFLREALLVSVISFLLGLIYSVVSNEVLNRSVLELRSVYPYGQLTLVFVGICFVTVSLYALGLFSFFRMPTKTVLKEIK; this is translated from the coding sequence ATGAAAGCATCTTTGTTTCGTTTTTATCTAAAAAGGGAGCTATTCTCTCGGTTTCGGTATTCCCTGCTTATTGTAGTTTCTATTACTCTTGGTGTGGGTTCAGTGATTGGGATCCATTCTTACAAAGACAATACCGCAAATGCCATCAAAAAAGAGGCAAAATCAATTATGGGGGCCGATATCGCTCTCCAATCCCCCCAAGAAATCTCCAAAACAGCGGAAAAATTGGTGGAAACCACCCTTCCCCCAGGATCAGAAACTAGTGCTTCCATTCAGTTTTTGTCTATGATTTCCAATGAATCGGGGGAAGAGAATTCCTTAAGTTTTATCAAGGCTGTGGAAACAAATTATCCTTTTTACGGAGAAATGAAAACCGAACCGGAAGCGGCTTACCGAAATTTGAAACCAAACCAGGTTTTACTCGATAAATCTCTAGTGGAGAATCTCAAATTAAAACTCGGAGACCGAGTGCGTTTGGGTGATAGTTTACTCGTGTTAGCTGGTGTTGTGGTGAAAGAACCAGGTGCAGTGGGTTCTTTTGTGGGATCGGCTCCAGGTTCCATCATTCGTAGAGATACTGCCAACAAAACAGGGCTTGTGCAGAGAGGAAGTCGCATCCGATATACCATCTATGCCAAGTTTCCGGATTCCATTGATAGTTTGGATTGGAAGGACAAAGAATTTGAAGCCCTCATCAAAGAAGACTTAACCATCTATCACAATACAGAAGTGAATTCGGGATCCCAACAGTTTATCAAAAACACTTTTGATTATATGGCTCTTCTTGCTCTTGCTGGTTTTTTTCTGGGAGCCATCGCTGTATATACAGCAGTAAGAACTCGGTTACTCGAAAAAAGAAACGAGATCGCCATCCTTATGTGTCTCGGGGCCAAACCCAATGTGATTTTACTTTTGGTCTTTGCAGAAATTTTAATCCTCTCCATTTTCGGAACCACTCTTGGGCTTGTATTGGGATTTGGAATCCAATCCATTTTACCGGATATCAGCGGGCTTATGTCTGTCGAAGCTGGGATTGTATTTGGATTCTCTTTTTCTTCGATTCTTTGGAGTTTGGTGCTTGGAGTTGTATTACCACTGCTCATCTCCATTCCCCTTGTTTTAGAAACAAGATCGGTGAAACCCCTTGCAGCACTGAAAGAAGTAGAATCACAAACCAGCGGCAATTTATCCACATCCAAATGGCAATTTGTTTCTTTTCTTTTGATTTATATTCTCTTTACCAGTCTTGCCGTCCTCGAAACAGAAAGTATCTTTAAAGGGATTCTTTTTACATTGGTACTACTAACCTTACCTGTTCTTGTGTACGGTTTGTACATCCTTCTTGGACTATTCATCACAAAAATTTCTAAACTGGGATGGCTTTCGAAAGAGTGGAGCCTTGTGACAAAAAAAGTCACTCGTAAATCAGGAGCCCTAAGACTATCCATCATTGGGCTTGGGTCTGCTTTGTTTATTTTGACATTGTCCCTCATTTTACAAGAAAGTTTGCTCGAACTGAGTGGGGCACGGGAAATCGAACGAAGGCCCAATATGTTTCTGTTGGACATCCGAGAAACACAAAAAGATGACCTACTAACGGCTATTAAAGCCTTTCCTGTGGAAAAACAATATTTGGCACCTGTGATTGGCGCTCGCCTCTCTAAAGTCAATGGGGAACCCATTAAAAAAGAAGATACCATCAAAAACGCAATGGATCGCAATTGGCGTGCCACTGCCAGAACTCGGGAATACTTCTTATCGTACAGAGATGAGATATATGATACCGAAGAGGTAACCAAAGGGAATTGGTGGGACGAATCGGGACGAAATGAAATTTCGGTGGAACGTGATTTTGCTGGTTATTTGCAAGCGGGAGTGGGGGATGAACTCACCTTCAATGTCCAAGGCCGTGAAGTTTCTGGAAAAATCACAAACCTTCGTTCTGTGAACTGGGCCGATATGAAACCGAACTTCGTAGTTCTATTTTCCAAAGGGATTTTGGAAAAAGCCCCTCGGTTTTATATTGTTTCCTTACTCATTGATACAAACGAAGACAGATACCAATTACAAAAGGTCATCGTGAATCAGTTTCCGAATATCACGGTGATTGATACGGAAAAAACCATCCAAGCCTTTATGGGAATTTTAGAGAAAGTGACACAGATGATGGCACTGATGACGGCCTTTATTTTGGCGGCCTCTTTTGTTCTCGTATTTACAACGTTATATGCAAGCCAATCGGAACGGAAACGGGAGTTTGCATTATTACGAGTGATTGGAGCCAACAGTCGTTTTATGGGTAAACATTTTCTTAGAGAAGCCCTGCTTGTTTCTGTGATTTCCTTTTTACTCGGACTGATTTATTCCGTTGTTTCCAATGAGGTACTGAACCGGTCGGTCTTGGAGCTCCGCAGTGTGTATCCTTATGGACAACTCACTCTAGTGTTTGTGGGGATTTGTTTTGTGACGGTGAGTTTGTATGCACTCGGACTTTTTAGTTTCTTTCGAATGCCAACGAAGACTGTACTCAAAGAAATTAAATAA